From Acidimicrobiales bacterium, the proteins below share one genomic window:
- a CDS encoding VWA domain-containing protein — MSGVAPLEAGALSPTGRIAVGLTEVLRGAGVVVPTGALVEFASALELLGLADLTAVYHAGRATLLTSPEQLALYDRCFSAFFTTTTPPSPVHPQQPLPEQRLAEAAAGEPAENEAAGEERRGSARYSPREVLSRRDFATLSEEERAEASRLLAELRLRPNDRKSRRRRTARHPTRHPDLRAVVRRSTRRGGELRIDRYLEAVPRPRRLVLLLDVSGSMEGYTRELLRFAQVAVRSRPAVEVFTLGTRLTRLTRALAAADADLALGAAVAAIADLAGGTRLGEVLGTFNRDFGVRGLARGADVVICSDGIDRGDPARLGEELARLRRVAHRVIWVNPLKASPGYAPLARGMAAALPHIDEFLEGHSVNAFAALAAALAARRAAPPPVPAGS; from the coding sequence GTGAGCGGCGTCGCCCCCCTCGAGGCCGGGGCGCTCTCGCCGACGGGGCGGATCGCCGTCGGCCTCACCGAGGTGCTGCGCGGCGCGGGTGTCGTGGTGCCGACCGGGGCGCTCGTCGAGTTCGCTAGCGCCCTCGAGCTGCTCGGCCTCGCCGACCTCACCGCCGTCTACCACGCGGGTCGGGCGACGCTGCTCACCTCGCCCGAGCAGCTCGCCCTCTACGACCGCTGCTTCTCCGCCTTCTTCACGACGACCACGCCGCCTTCGCCGGTCCATCCTCAGCAGCCCCTCCCCGAGCAGCGCCTCGCCGAGGCGGCCGCCGGCGAGCCGGCGGAGAACGAGGCGGCGGGGGAGGAGCGGAGGGGGAGCGCCCGCTACTCGCCGCGCGAGGTCCTCTCCCGGCGGGACTTCGCGACGTTGAGCGAGGAGGAACGCGCCGAGGCGTCGCGCCTCCTCGCCGAGCTGCGCCTGCGGCCGAACGATCGGAAGAGCCGCCGCCGCCGCACGGCGCGCCACCCGACCCGCCATCCCGACCTGCGGGCGGTGGTGCGCCGCAGCACGCGGCGTGGCGGGGAGCTGCGCATCGACCGCTACCTCGAGGCCGTGCCGCGCCCGCGCCGCCTCGTGCTGCTGCTCGACGTGAGCGGCTCGATGGAGGGCTACACCCGTGAGCTCCTGCGCTTCGCGCAGGTGGCGGTGCGCAGCCGCCCGGCGGTCGAGGTCTTCACCCTCGGGACGCGCCTCACGCGCCTCACCCGCGCCCTCGCCGCCGCCGACGCCGACCTCGCCCTCGGCGCGGCGGTCGCGGCGATCGCCGACCTCGCGGGGGGGACCCGCCTCGGGGAGGTCCTCGGCACCTTCAACCGCGACTTCGGCGTGCGCGGCCTCGCGCGCGGCGCCGACGTCGTGATCTGCTCGGACGGGATCGACCGCGGTGACCCCGCCCGCCTCGGGGAGGAGCTCGCCCGCCTGCGACGGGTCGCCCACCGGGTGATCTGGGTGAACCCGCTGAAGGCCTCGCCCGGGTACGCGCCGCTCGCGCGCGGCATGGCCGCCGCGCTGCCGCACATCGACGAGTTCCTCGAGGGCCATTCGGTGAACGCCTTCGCGGCGCTCGCCGCAGCGCTCGCGGCACGCCGCGCGGCGCCCCCTCCCGTGCCGGCCGGCAGCTAA
- a CDS encoding xanthine dehydrogenase family protein molybdopterin-binding subunit: MAGSLLGNAVRRVEDPELLIGAARYVDDLPAEGALHLAFVRSPHAHALVRSVDCSEARRAAGVVGAYSAADLPIGPFSPSVVQPKIRRTALASDKVRYAGEAVAMVAAVDRASALDALELIAVDYEPLAAVTHLDRALLADAPLLFDELGSNLAGGERDADGAGALEGAAVVVRARLENQRMAAAPMEPNAILVFPEGAGDGFALTFFVATQMPHRLRDAAARIFSLDPGEVRVVAPHVGGGFGGKTGLAAEYVAAIAAARLTGRPVKWIESREENLVGMNGRSQVQYAEMGFDADGGIVGLRLRVIGDAGAYGGFGGVLVMGPTRNMTQGVYRIPRVDVDAAAALTNTSPVGAFRGAGRPEAAAMVERMMDLGADALGVDPVELRRRNFIAKESFPYETVTGMLYDVGDYERPLDEALARSGYAQLRAEQEERRRRGDRLQLGIGVASYVEITAPGGASGGEYGEVEVLPDASATIRVGTTATGQGHATAFGMIVADRLGIPLAAVRFIQADTAEVPRGGGTVGSRSLQLGGAAVSDATDLVVTRGRELAAELLEADPADIVVSDDGQVGIAGVPARALDWGALAAAALERGEALKAVVDFTAPGPTFPFGTHVSVVEVDTETGSVQVLRHIAVDDAGRILNPLLVAGQQHGGLAQGIAQALWEHMVYDEQGAPLTSSFATYGIPSAAELCSFEVSNTETPTPYNPLGAKGIGESATIGSTPALQNAVVDALSPLGVRHIDLPLSPERVWRAIGAARAGDTDPWREPPPVFEALALRGGAGDDGH, encoded by the coding sequence GTGGCGGGTTCACTGCTCGGCAACGCGGTGCGCCGCGTCGAGGACCCCGAGCTGCTCATCGGCGCGGCCCGCTACGTGGACGACCTGCCCGCCGAGGGCGCGCTCCACCTGGCCTTCGTGCGCAGCCCGCACGCCCACGCCTTGGTCCGCAGCGTCGACTGCAGCGAGGCGCGGCGCGCCGCGGGGGTGGTGGGTGCGTACTCGGCGGCCGACCTCCCGATCGGGCCCTTCTCCCCGAGCGTCGTGCAGCCGAAGATCCGCCGCACCGCCCTCGCCTCGGACAAGGTCCGCTACGCGGGCGAGGCCGTGGCGATGGTCGCCGCCGTGGACCGGGCGAGCGCCCTCGACGCCCTCGAGCTGATCGCCGTCGACTACGAGCCCCTCGCCGCCGTCACCCACCTCGACCGGGCGCTCCTCGCCGACGCCCCGCTGCTCTTCGACGAGCTCGGCAGCAACCTCGCCGGCGGTGAGCGCGACGCAGACGGCGCCGGGGCGCTCGAGGGTGCGGCCGTCGTCGTGCGCGCCCGCCTCGAGAACCAGCGCATGGCCGCCGCGCCGATGGAGCCGAACGCGATCCTCGTCTTCCCCGAGGGCGCCGGCGACGGCTTCGCACTCACCTTCTTCGTCGCCACGCAGATGCCGCATCGCCTGCGCGACGCCGCGGCGCGCATCTTCTCCCTCGACCCGGGCGAGGTCCGCGTCGTCGCGCCGCACGTCGGCGGGGGCTTCGGCGGCAAGACCGGCCTCGCCGCCGAGTACGTGGCGGCGATCGCCGCGGCCCGGCTCACCGGACGGCCCGTGAAGTGGATCGAGAGCCGTGAGGAGAACCTCGTCGGCATGAACGGCCGTAGCCAGGTGCAGTACGCGGAGATGGGCTTCGACGCCGACGGGGGGATCGTCGGCCTCCGCCTGCGGGTGATCGGCGACGCCGGCGCCTACGGCGGCTTCGGGGGCGTGCTCGTGATGGGGCCGACCCGCAACATGACCCAGGGCGTCTACCGGATCCCGCGCGTCGACGTCGACGCCGCGGCGGCGCTCACGAACACCTCGCCCGTCGGGGCCTTCCGCGGCGCCGGCCGCCCCGAGGCGGCGGCGATGGTCGAGCGGATGATGGACCTCGGCGCCGACGCCCTCGGGGTCGATCCCGTCGAGCTGCGCCGCCGCAACTTCATCGCCAAGGAGTCCTTCCCCTACGAGACGGTGACGGGGATGCTCTACGACGTCGGCGACTACGAGCGGCCGCTCGACGAGGCCCTCGCCCGCTCGGGCTACGCGCAGCTGCGCGCCGAGCAGGAGGAGCGTCGCCGGCGCGGCGACCGCCTGCAGCTCGGCATCGGCGTCGCGAGCTACGTCGAGATCACCGCCCCTGGTGGCGCCTCGGGTGGTGAGTACGGCGAGGTGGAGGTGCTCCCCGATGCCAGCGCGACGATCCGCGTCGGGACGACCGCGACCGGCCAGGGGCACGCCACCGCCTTCGGGATGATCGTCGCCGACCGTCTCGGGATCCCGCTCGCCGCGGTGCGCTTCATCCAGGCGGACACCGCCGAGGTCCCGCGGGGCGGGGGGACGGTCGGCTCCCGCTCGCTGCAGCTCGGGGGCGCGGCGGTGAGCGACGCCACCGACCTCGTCGTCACCCGCGGTCGCGAACTCGCCGCCGAGCTCCTCGAGGCCGATCCCGCCGACATCGTCGTGAGCGACGACGGCCAGGTCGGCATCGCCGGGGTGCCGGCGCGGGCGCTCGACTGGGGCGCCCTTGCCGCCGCCGCCCTCGAGCGCGGCGAGGCGCTGAAGGCGGTGGTCGACTTCACGGCGCCGGGGCCGACCTTCCCCTTCGGGACGCACGTCTCGGTGGTCGAGGTCGACACCGAGACCGGCAGCGTGCAGGTCCTCCGCCACATCGCGGTCGACGACGCGGGGCGGATCCTCAACCCCCTCCTCGTCGCCGGCCAGCAGCACGGCGGCCTTGCGCAGGGGATCGCCCAGGCGCTTTGGGAGCACATGGTCTATGACGAGCAGGGGGCGCCGCTCACCTCGAGCTTCGCCACCTACGGGATCCCCTCCGCCGCCGAGCTCTGCAGCTTCGAGGTGAGCAACACCGAGACCCCGACCCCGTACAACCCCCTTGGCGCGAAGGGCATCGGGGAGTCGGCGACGATCGGCTCGACGCCGGCGCTGCAGAACGCCGTCGTCGATGCGCTGAGCCCGCTCGGCGTGCGCCACATCGACCTCCCCCTGAGCCCCGAGCGGGTCTGGCGGGCGATCGGGGCGGCGCGCGCCGGCGACACCGACCCCTGGCGGGAGCCACCACCGGTCTTCGAGGCGCTCGCGCTGCGCGGCGGCGCCGGCGACGACGGTCACTAG
- a CDS encoding (2Fe-2S)-binding protein, whose translation MHLELTVNGQATAAEVEPRTLLVFFLREQLGLTGTKIGCETTSCGACTVLLDGESVKSCTVLALQADGRRVTTIEGIGELEALHPVQEAFREHHGLQCGYCTPGMVMATVSLLDEYDELDERAVREHLEGNLCRCTGYHNIVASVLAAAAARSPRSGS comes from the coding sequence ATGCACCTCGAGCTGACGGTCAATGGGCAGGCGACGGCGGCGGAGGTCGAGCCGCGCACGCTGCTCGTCTTCTTCCTCCGCGAGCAGCTCGGGCTGACCGGGACCAAGATCGGCTGTGAGACGACGAGCTGCGGCGCCTGCACGGTGCTGCTCGACGGCGAGTCGGTGAAGTCCTGCACTGTCCTCGCCCTGCAGGCCGACGGGCGCCGGGTGACGACGATCGAGGGCATCGGCGAGCTCGAGGCGCTGCACCCCGTGCAGGAGGCCTTCCGCGAGCACCACGGCCTGCAGTGTGGCTACTGCACCCCGGGGATGGTGATGGCGACGGTCTCCCTCCTCGACGAGTACGACGAGCTCGACGAGCGGGCGGTGCGCGAACACCTCGAGGGCAACCTCTGCCGCTGCACCGGATACCACAACATCGTCGCCTCGGTGCTCGCAGCCGCCGCGGCGCGTAGCCCCCGGAGCGGGTCGTGA
- a CDS encoding MoxR family ATPase, with amino-acid sequence MSPSEAALSTPPLVQHGLESVGYLADEGLATVVFLAMRLRRPLFLEGEPGAGKTELARALAALTGGELVRLQCYEGIDVSQAVYEWDYARQLLHLRAAEVLRGGEGSAGVEDELFSERFLVRRPLLRALSAPLGSARPVLLIDEIDRADDEFEAYLLELLADYAVTIPELGTITAEQPPIVVLTSNRTRDVHDALKRRSLYHWVEHPDFERELAILALRVPGAAPTLARQVTAAVQELRGLSLYKPPGVAETIDWAEALTALGRETLEEESLRATLGIVLKYREDQERAAGLAGELVARAAMR; translated from the coding sequence TTGAGCCCCTCCGAGGCGGCGCTCTCGACGCCGCCCCTCGTCCAGCACGGCCTCGAGTCGGTCGGCTACCTCGCCGACGAGGGCCTCGCGACGGTCGTCTTCCTGGCGATGCGCCTGCGCCGTCCGCTCTTTCTCGAGGGCGAGCCGGGTGCCGGCAAGACCGAGCTCGCCCGCGCCCTCGCCGCGCTCACGGGCGGCGAGCTCGTGCGACTGCAGTGCTACGAGGGGATCGACGTCTCACAGGCCGTCTACGAGTGGGACTACGCACGCCAGCTCCTCCACCTGCGTGCCGCCGAGGTGCTCCGTGGTGGCGAGGGCTCCGCGGGCGTCGAGGACGAGCTCTTCTCCGAGCGCTTCCTCGTGCGCCGGCCGCTCCTGCGGGCGCTCTCGGCGCCCCTCGGGAGCGCCCGCCCGGTGCTGCTGATCGACGAGATCGACCGCGCCGACGACGAGTTCGAGGCCTACCTCCTCGAACTGCTCGCCGACTACGCGGTGACCATCCCCGAGCTCGGGACGATCACCGCCGAGCAGCCGCCGATCGTCGTCCTCACCTCCAACCGGACCCGTGACGTGCACGACGCGCTGAAGCGTCGCTCGCTCTACCACTGGGTCGAGCACCCCGACTTCGAGCGCGAGCTGGCGATCCTCGCGCTGCGCGTCCCCGGGGCAGCGCCCACCCTCGCGCGCCAGGTCACCGCCGCGGTGCAGGAGCTGCGGGGCCTCTCGCTGTACAAGCCCCCCGGGGTCGCCGAGACGATCGACTGGGCCGAGGCGCTCACCGCCCTCGGCCGCGAGACGCTCGAGGAGGAGTCGCTCCGGGCGACGCTCGGGATCGTCCTCAAGTACCGGGAGGACCAGGAGCGCGCCGCCGGCCTCGCCGGCGAGCTCGTGGCGCGCGCCGCCATGCGGTGA
- a CDS encoding metal ABC transporter permease, with protein MLNAWAIATVVAVVGGVVGFFVVLRGAAFAAHAIPKGAFAGAAGANLLGVNTLLGLAVFSLLAALGIGSLGRRGRHDVVTALALVMMLALGALFLSRSTEYEPEIFSLLFGEVLGVSVTEILPVAALGLACLAGVAFLYRPLVYSSVVPEVAEARGVRRQRVEIAFLLVIALATAMTVPVVGALLIFSLMIGPPAAARSFTDRPPVAIALSVVLALVTVWAAIASSYLTNWPVGFFVGSFSACCYGAGRAWASWRRRAVGDADRRLLAA; from the coding sequence ATGCTCAACGCATGGGCCATCGCGACGGTCGTGGCGGTCGTCGGCGGCGTCGTGGGCTTCTTCGTCGTGTTGCGCGGCGCGGCCTTCGCCGCGCACGCGATCCCCAAGGGCGCCTTCGCGGGCGCGGCGGGAGCGAACCTCCTCGGGGTGAACACCCTCCTCGGCCTCGCGGTGTTCTCGCTGCTCGCCGCGCTCGGCATCGGGTCGCTCGGCCGCCGCGGGCGCCACGACGTCGTCACCGCCCTCGCCCTCGTGATGATGCTCGCCCTCGGGGCGCTCTTCCTCAGCAGGAGCACCGAGTACGAGCCGGAGATCTTCTCCCTCCTCTTCGGCGAGGTGCTGGGCGTGAGCGTGACCGAGATCCTGCCGGTCGCCGCCCTCGGTCTCGCGTGTCTCGCGGGGGTCGCGTTCTTGTACCGGCCGCTCGTCTACTCCTCGGTCGTTCCCGAGGTCGCCGAGGCCCGCGGGGTGCGCCGCCAGCGGGTGGAGATCGCCTTTCTCCTGGTGATCGCCCTCGCGACGGCGATGACGGTGCCCGTCGTCGGGGCGCTGTTGATCTTCAGCCTGATGATCGGGCCGCCGGCCGCAGCACGCTCCTTCACGGACCGGCCGCCGGTCGCGATCGCGCTCTCCGTCGTGCTCGCGCTCGTCACGGTGTGGGCCGCGATCGCGAGCTCGTACCTCACCAACTGGCCCGTCGGCTTCTTCGTCGGGTCCTTCAGCGCCTGCTGCTACGGCGCGGGCCGCGCCTGGGCGAGCTGGCGGCGTCGCGCCGTTGGCGACGCCGACCGCCGGCTCCTCGCGGCCTGA
- a CDS encoding xanthine dehydrogenase family protein subunit M, translating into MIPATFEYARPEGLAEALALLADQGEEAKVLAGGHSLLPLMKLRFATPPLLVDIGRLGELAHVTVGDGEVVIGALTRHHDLARDPLVAERLPLLALAASRVGDPQVRHRGTIGGSAAHGDPASDLPAVLLALGASFVLASALGERVVPAASFFEGFLETSLRPDELLTEIHVPDQISGFGFEKFTRRAQDWAIVGVAVGESAAGLGVALVNMGQTPLRASATEAALAAGASAEEAAALADEGTSPISDLNASEEYRRHLARVLTRRALEAAGR; encoded by the coding sequence GTGATCCCCGCCACCTTCGAGTACGCCCGCCCCGAGGGCCTCGCCGAGGCGCTCGCCCTTCTCGCCGATCAGGGCGAGGAGGCCAAAGTCCTCGCGGGCGGCCACTCGCTGCTGCCGCTCATGAAGCTGCGCTTCGCGACCCCGCCGCTCCTCGTCGACATCGGCCGCCTCGGCGAGCTCGCCCACGTCACCGTCGGTGACGGGGAGGTGGTGATCGGCGCCCTCACCCGCCACCACGACCTCGCGCGCGACCCGCTGGTGGCCGAGCGCCTGCCGCTGCTCGCGCTCGCGGCGAGCCGCGTCGGCGACCCGCAGGTGCGTCACCGCGGGACGATCGGCGGCTCGGCCGCACACGGCGATCCCGCCTCTGACCTCCCGGCGGTGCTGCTCGCGCTCGGCGCCTCGTTCGTCCTCGCGAGCGCTCTCGGCGAGCGGGTCGTCCCCGCGGCGTCGTTCTTCGAGGGCTTCCTCGAGACCTCCCTCCGCCCCGACGAGCTGCTCACCGAGATCCACGTCCCCGACCAGATCAGCGGCTTCGGCTTCGAGAAGTTCACCCGCCGCGCCCAGGACTGGGCGATCGTCGGCGTCGCCGTCGGCGAGAGCGCAGCGGGGCTCGGGGTCGCGCTCGTGAACATGGGCCAGACGCCGCTCCGGGCCTCGGCCACCGAGGCGGCGCTCGCCGCGGGCGCCTCCGCCGAGGAGGCCGCCGCCCTCGCCGACGAGGGGACCTCGCCGATCTCGGACCTCAACGCGAGCGAGGAGTACCGGCGCCACCTCGCCCGCGTGCTCACCCGTCGGGCGCTCGAGGCCGCAGGGCGTTGA